Proteins found in one Drosophila innubila isolate TH190305 chromosome X, UK_Dinn_1.0, whole genome shotgun sequence genomic segment:
- the LOC117792682 gene encoding GPI transamidase component PIG-T: MAFTLALSFLLLLTLSSPSLSQQSQYSSDEEFHEELVVRPLAGDHVNTYFQFTTRWHYGNRNNLYHTQLTPRVIAEILQTYDVKELHISLTQGLWRYETWGYPIVEATGGAELWAWFSARNLSSDNVNKQWMQLSNVFSGVLCSSLNFVDNTNSIAPKHMFRPQFMRSQSQAGNASSEQQYVRYATLPREIVCTENLTPWKKLLPCGSASGLATLLNSGYVHNTKYHSLGLKVRTLCDTDDANNCIVELTQTANLVYDLKLLEQSNTDFSLRRLFGMGLNGYCELASSSKIYVQRNEQGERFQLVPPPQDVVTSTRGGYTVQYAVYDMQQLFAGQGARLFNIAWVGAKDNPNGRKDRQLSLPPIYAHRYLLGNGQKRGRIATEISNTHYEPLPVVLLELIPWYVHAYLHTLRIRIKAQRRHEYDQTEELPFKLLHYAPGKQRELPTHLEIGFMLPAQSSALITIEVDYLLLKWLEYPPDANHGHYIGAAVISTQLPMGRNYTALPLEGHLFKDSFNASRASYTLTLRTEALIVSLPTPDFSMPYNVICLACTVVALAFGPIHSVATKLMIVERQTTIPRNLLRKLFHKLTNRKRKEAATAPETVDQKKEQENQQEKEQEQLLDKQQACDKQAHM, encoded by the exons ATGGCATTCACATTGGCATTgtcatttttgttgctgctgacgctATCGTCGCCAAGTCTTAGCCAACAATCGCAATATTCAAGCGATGAGGAATTTCATGAGGAGCTTGTGGTGCGACCGCTTGCCGGCGATCATGTTAATACGTATTTTCAATTCACAACACGCTGGCACTACGGCAATCGCAACAATC TTTATCACACGCAGCTGACGCCGCGCGTCATTGCCGAAATTCTGCAAACCTATGATGTAAAGGAGCTGCATATAAGTCTGACCCAGGGATTGTGGCGTTACGAGACCTGGGGTTATCCCATTGTGGAGGCAACGGGCGGTGCCGAGCTGTGGGCGTGGTTTAGTGCCCGCAATTTAAGCAGCGATAATGTCAACAAACAATGGATGCAATTATCGAATGTCTTTTCCGGCGTACTCTGCTCCTCGCTCAATTTCGTGGATAATACCAATAGTATTGCACCCAAGCACATGTTCCGTCCGCAGTTTATGAGATCCCAATCCCAGGCCGGCAATGCGAGCAGTGAACAACAATATGTACGCTATGCAACGTTACCACGTGAAATTGTGTGTACGGAGAACTTGACGCCGTGGAAGAAACTATTGCCATGTGGCAGTGCATCCGGTTTAGCCACATTGCTCAACTCGGGCTATGTGCACAATACCAAATATCATTCGCTGGGCCTCAAGGTGCGTACACTCTGTGATACCGATGATGCCAACAATTGCATTGTGGAGCTGACACAAACGGCGAATCTGGTCTATGATCTCAAATTGTTGGAGCAGAGCAACACAGACTTTTCGCTGCGTCGTCTATTTGGCATGGGATTGAATGGTTACTGTGAGCTGGCCAGCAGCAGTAAGATCTATGTGCAACGTAATGAGCAAGGGGAACGCTTTCAGTTGGTGCCGCCACCGCAGGATGTGGTGACGAGCACTCGTGGTGGTTACACTGTCCAGTATGCTGTCTACGATATGCAGCAGCTGTTTGCGGGTCAAGGAGCGCGTCTCTTTAACATTGCCTGGGTGGGAGCAAAAGACAATCCCAATGGCCGCAAAGATCGCCAATTGTCGCTGCCACCGATCTATGCGCATCGTTATCTGCTTGGCAATGGACAGAAACGTGGACGTATTGCCACTGAGATTAGCAATACGCATTATGAGCCACTGCCTGTTGTGCTGCTGGAGCTGATACCATGGTATGTCCATGCCTATCTGCatacgttgcgtatacgcatcAAGGCGCAGCGACGCCATGAATATGATCAAACGGAGGAGCTGCCATTTAAGCTGCTTCATTATGCGCCTGGCAAGCAACGTGAGTTGCCCACACATCTGGAGATTGGCTTCATGCTGCCGGCACAGAGCAGTGCTTTGATTACCATCGAGGTGGATTATTTGCTGCTCAAGTGGCTGGAATATCCGCCGGATGCGAATCATGGCCATTATATTGGGGCGGCTGTCATCAGCACACAGCTGCCAATGGGACGCAACTATACGGCATTGCCGCTGGAGGGGCATCTCTTCAAAGATTCGTTTAATGCGTCACGAGCCAGCTATACATTGACACTGCGCACCGAGGCACTGATTGTATCGCTGCCCACACCGGACTTTAGTATGCCCTATAATGTCATCTGTTTGGCCTGCACCGTGGTCGCCTTGGCATTTGGGCCAATTCACAGTGTTGCCACCAAATTGATGATTGTGGAACGTCAGACGACCATACCACGTAATCTATTGCGTAAACTCTTTCACAAGCTGACGAATCGTAAACGCAAGGAAGCTGCAACTGCTCCAGAAACTGTTGACCAAAAGAAGGAGCAGGAAAATCAGCAGGAAAAGGAGCAGGAACAACTATTGGATAAGCAACAAGCTTGTGATAAGCAGGCGCACATGTGA
- the LOC117790707 gene encoding AP-3 complex subunit delta produces MALKKVKGNFERMFDKNLTDLVRGIRNNKDNEAKYISQCIEEIKQELRQDNISVKCNAVAKLTYIQMLGYDISWAGFNIIEVMSSSRFTCKRIGYLAASQCFHPDSELLMLTTNMIRKDLNSQNQYDAGVALSGLSCFISPDLSRDLANDIMTLMSSTKPYLRMKAVLMMYKVFLRYPEALRPAFPKLKEKLEDPDPGVQSAAVNVICELARKNPKNYLPLAPVFFKLMTTSTNNWMLIKIIKLFGALTPLEPRLGKKLIEPLTNLIHSTSAMSLLYECINTVIAVLISISSGMPNHSASIQLCVQKLRILIEDSDQNLKYLGLLAMSKILKTHPKSVQAHKDLILACLDDKDESIRLRALDLLYGMVSKKNLMEIVKRLLGHMERAEGSAYRDELLYKVIEICAQSSYLYVTNFEWYMTVLVELIQLEAGSKHGRLIAEQLLDVAIRVPVVRQFAVNEMTNLLDTFAVSAQSNSMYEVLYAAAWIVGEFSGELTDAEKTLNILLRPRQLPGHIQGVFVQNVIKLFARLATTCLELQDMSALVRLCDHVLEKLQHFNGSNDIEVQERANSACMLIEMLRKQLTISAEDTTIPTLAIEIVQEMALLFAGELIPVAPKAQRKVPLPDGLDLDEWINAPPPEDASSSSSEHDKDELFVSSSHADGHAGTGGDGGGGGGSGSHTGGKRRTSLELTPEQMERQRMARLIEQSNNPHYLKSTPASNAVGSSSNNSNADQYDNIDDIPITELPLDIEGVSALRVGITKRSDKYLQEQQQQQQAAHGSSSSSKDAKKKHKKSKKSKKSKNKVAYNSSSESEGEPKPLHIVNTTLDMPEGVTMSDSEDKDGKYDPNDPHRALDIELDIAVFEAPAKTSKVVASGSRSKADKENLKAPTEVEVRAGAATTASSKSSGKKEKKSKEHKTRKVQPVADLIDTGSSPCRTTATTTTTEDNGGANNNNIILTDAVHNQHKKKKREKSERSEKSAHKSSKATKTTTSTDGATTTVATATANIIDMDVDLAAVGQTEVEATAAIVKSHKKKHKKEKSQHKEKRTHKSAIGSDYEQPLGISTPSKEIF; encoded by the exons ATGGCGTTAAAAAAAGTGAAGGGAAATTTCGAGCGCATGTTTGATAAAAACTTGACAGATTTGGTGCGCGGCATACGGAATAACAAGGATAATGAG GCCAAATACATATCGCAATGCATTGAGGAAATTAAACAGGAGCTCCGTCAGGACAATATCAGCGTCAAGTGCAATGCTGTCGCCAAGCTGACCTAT ATACAAATGCTCGGCTATGACATCTCATGGGCCGGCTTTAACATCATTGAGGTGATGAGCTCCTCGCGTTTCACATGCAAACGCATCGGTTATTTGGCGGCCAGTCAATGCTTTCATCCAGATAGCGAG ctgCTCATGTTAACCACGAATATGATACGCAAGGACCTCAACTCACAGAATCAATATGATGCCGGCGTTGCGCTCAGCGGACTAAGTTGTTTCATATCGCCAGATTTGTCTCGAGATTTAGCCAATGATATTATGACTCTG ATGAGCTCAACGAAACCGTATCTTCGCATGAAGGCGGTTTTAATGATGTACAAGGTTTTTCTACGCTATCCGGAGGCCTTGCGACCAGCATTTCCCAAGCTCAAAGAGAAGCTCGAGGATCCCGATCCAG GTGTACAATCTGCCGCAGTGAATGTTATTTGTGAGTTAGCCCGTAAGAATCCAAAAAACTATCTACCCTTAGCTCCCGTATTCTTTAAACTAATGACCACATCGACCAACAATTGGATGCTTATCAAGATAATCAAACTG TTTGGCGCTTTAACTCCCTTAGAACCCCGGCTAGGAAAGAAATTAATAGAGCCACTCACAAATCTAATTCATAG CACCTCGGCCATGAGTCTGCTCTACGAGTGCATCAACACGGTGATCGCGGTtctcatcagcatcagcagtgGCATGCCCAATCACAGTGCCTCCATTCAGCTGTGCGTTCAGAAACTCCGGATCCTCATCGAGGACTCTGATCAGAATC TGAAATATCTGGGACTCTTGGCCATGTCAAAGATCCTAAAGACGCACCCAAAGAGTGTGCAAGCACACAAGGATCTGATATTGGCATGCCTTGACGATAAGGATGAATCGATACGACTGCGCGCCTTGGATCTACTTTATGGCATGGTATCGAAAAAGAATCTCATGGAGATTGTGAAACGTCTGCTCGGTCACATGGAACGCGCCGAGGGATCCGCGTATCGGGATGAGTTGCTCTACAAAGTGATTGAGATATGTGCTCAGAGTTCCTATCTATATGTGACCAATTTTGAGTGGTATATGACCGTGTTGGTCGAGCTCATCCAACTGGAAGCTGGCTCCAAGCATGGTCGACTTATTGCCGAGCAACTATTGGATGTGGCCATCCGTGTTCCGGTTGTGCGACAATTTGCCGTAAATGAGATGACGAATCTCTTGGATACATTTGCCGTGTCCGCGCAGAGCAACTCCATGTACGAGGTGCTCTATGCCGCCGCCTGGATCGTTGGTGAATTCTCTGGAGAACTGACCGATGCCGAGAAGACTCTCAACATTCTTCTGCGACCGCGACAGTTGCCTGGTCACATCCAAGGCGTCTTTGTGCAGAATGTCATTAAGTTGTTTGCTCGACTGGCGACCACATGCCTCGAGCTCCAGGATATGTCCGCCCTTGTCCGT CTTTGCGATCATGTGCTGGAGAAGCTGCAGCATTTCAATGGCTCCAATGACATTGAGGTGCAGGAGCGGGCCAATTCCGCCTGCATGTTGATCGAAATGCTGCGCAAGCAGTTGACAATATCCGCGGAGGACACAACGATACCCACGCTGGCCATTGAGATTGTGCAGGAGATGGCGCTACTCTTTGCCGGCGAGCTCATTCCTGTGGCGCCCAAGGCACAGCGCAAGGTTCCTCTCCCAGATGGCCTCGATTTGGATGAATGGATCAATGCGCCGCCGCCAGAAGATGCCAGCAGTTCATCTTCGGAGCATGACAAGGATGAATTGTTCGTTAGCTCATCGCATGCCGATGGCCATGCAGGCACAGGTGGAGATGGTGGTGGAGgcggtggcagtggcagccaTACAGGTGGCAAGCGACGCACTAGTCTGGAGCTGACGCCAGAGCAAATGGAACGGCAGCGAATGGCGCGTCTCATTGAGCAATCAAATAATCCGCATTACTTGAAATCAACTCCTGCTTCAAACGCcgtcggcagcagcagcaacaactcgaATGCGGATCAATATGACAATATCGATGATATACCCATCACAGAACTGCCCCTGGACATTGAGGGCGTGTCAGCTTTGCGTGTGGGCA TTACCAAGCGATCTGATAAATACctgcaagagcaacagcagcaacaacaggcagcgcacggcagcagcagcagcagcaaagatGCCAAAAAGAAGCATAAAAAGAgcaaaaagagcaaaaaatcaaaaaacaaagttgCCTACAACAGCAGCTCGGAATCGGAGGGCG AACCGAAACCGTTGCATATTGTGAACACAACGCTGGACATGCCCGAAGGTGTAACAATGTCCGACAGCGAGGACAAGGATGGCAAATACGATCCAAACGATCCACATCGTGCGCTCGACATTGAGCTCGATAT TGCTGTTTTTGAGGCGCCTGCAAAGACGTCAAAggttgtggcaagtggcagccGCAGCAAGGCTGACAAGGAGAATCTCAAGGCGCCAACGGAAGTGGAAGTAAGAGCGggagcggcaacaacagccagcTCAAAGAGTTCGggcaaaaaggaaaagaaatcAAAGGAGCATAAAACACGCAAAGTCCAACCTGTGGCCGATTTAATTGATACGGGCAGCAGTCCATGcaggacaacagcaacaacaacaacaacggaggATAATGGaggcgccaacaacaacaatattatacTAACCGATGCTGTGCACAATCAgcacaaaaagaagaagcgcGAGAAGAGTGAACGAAGCGAGAAAAGTGCACACAAATcaagcaaagcaacaaaaacaacaacatcaactgatggtgcaacaacaacagttgcaactgcaaccgcCAACATTATTGATATGGATGTGGATCTGGCAGCTGTTGGACAAACGGAAGtggaagcaacagcagcaattgtcAAGTCGCATAAGAAGAAgcataaaaaagagaaatcaCAACACAAGGAGAAGCGAACGCATAAGTCGGCAATTGGATCCGATTATGAACAACCGCTAGGTATTTCGACGCCAAGCAAAGAGATTTTCTAG